From the genome of Romeriopsis navalis LEGE 11480, one region includes:
- a CDS encoding FGGY-family carbohydrate kinase produces the protein MFKQSGGLIANLVENGWKLALTVVDLTDWGRGMLCALGIDFGTSGARAIVIDAEQQLLAQVVVTLSQPEQPQVWRATLFDLLGQIPAVLRQRIGAIAVNGTSSTVLMCDAQGQPRSAVLMYNDARGAGQVDFLRTIAPPRHTVLSPTSSLAKLLWLQQQPEFAAAQYFLHQADWLAALLHGQWGVSDYHNALKLGYDVGALRYPDWLTDLDLAPLLPQVMSPGQVIGPVTASLCETFGLPASCLVCAGTTDSIAAFLASGVAVPGEAVTSLGSTLAVKLLSETRVDDSRYGIYSHRLGNLWLVGGASNTGGAVLKAFFSKKELVELSKQIDPNRLTELDYYPLIKPGDRFPVNDPTLPPRLVPRPASSVRFLQGMLEGMARIEAKGYALLQQLGASPLIQVKTAGGGAQNLAWTALRQQQLGVPVSPAPQIEAAYGVALLAQSAL, from the coding sequence ATGTTTAAGCAGTCAGGTGGATTGATTGCTAATTTGGTAGAAAATGGCTGGAAATTAGCGCTAACGGTAGTTGATTTAACGGATTGGGGACGGGGAATGTTGTGCGCTTTGGGGATTGATTTTGGGACATCCGGCGCGCGGGCGATCGTGATTGATGCGGAACAGCAGCTCCTGGCCCAAGTCGTTGTGACGTTATCGCAACCCGAACAACCGCAGGTGTGGCGGGCGACGCTCTTTGATTTGCTCGGGCAGATTCCGGCGGTGTTGCGTCAGCGGATTGGCGCGATCGCCGTGAATGGCACCTCTTCCACCGTGCTGATGTGTGATGCGCAGGGGCAGCCGCGATCGGCGGTATTGATGTACAACGATGCTCGGGGCGCGGGGCAAGTTGATTTTTTAAGGACGATCGCCCCGCCCCGGCATACAGTCTTGAGTCCGACGTCGAGTCTGGCGAAGTTGCTGTGGTTGCAGCAGCAGCCAGAATTTGCGGCGGCGCAGTATTTCCTGCATCAGGCGGATTGGCTCGCGGCGTTGCTGCATGGGCAGTGGGGTGTGAGTGACTATCACAATGCGTTGAAGTTGGGGTATGACGTGGGGGCACTCCGCTACCCGGATTGGCTCACGGACTTGGACCTAGCGCCGTTGTTGCCCCAAGTGATGTCGCCGGGGCAAGTGATTGGGCCCGTTACGGCGTCTCTGTGTGAAACGTTTGGCTTGCCAGCGAGCTGTTTGGTCTGTGCTGGGACGACGGATAGTATTGCGGCATTTTTGGCCAGTGGTGTGGCGGTGCCGGGGGAAGCGGTGACTTCCCTCGGCTCAACTTTGGCGGTGAAACTGCTCAGCGAAACGCGGGTTGATGATAGTCGTTACGGTATCTATAGTCATCGGTTGGGAAATTTGTGGTTGGTTGGTGGGGCTTCAAATACTGGTGGGGCAGTGCTTAAAGCGTTTTTCTCGAAAAAAGAGTTGGTGGAACTGAGCAAACAAATTGATCCAAATCGATTAACTGAGTTAGATTACTATCCATTAATCAAGCCGGGCGATCGTTTTCCTGTTAACGACCCGACTTTGCCACCGCGTTTAGTGCCCCGTCCCGCATCCTCTGTTCGGTTTTTGCAGGGCATGTTGGAGGGGATGGCTCGGATTGAAGCGAAAGGCTATGCGCTCTTGCAACAGCTAGGGGCGAGCCCTTTGATCCAGGTCAAAACTGCCGGTGGTGGTGCCCAAAACCTTGCTTGGACTGCGCTGCGTCAGCAGCAACTCGGTGTTCCCGTATCGCCGGCGCCTCAAATTGAAGCCGCCTATGGTGTGGCGCTGCTGGCCCAATCGGCTTTGTAG
- the petE gene encoding plastocyanin: MTSLSTIARRLSVVVCSVLLMVGTFFLSAAPASAASHDIAMGGAKGLVFEPASLTIASGDTVNFAVGQLPPHNVVFESVPGGDKDLAAKLSHKGLEGNGASFSIDFAGAPAGDYSFFCMPHRGAGMVGKITVQ; this comes from the coding sequence ATGACATCTCTAAGCACAATTGCCCGTCGGCTTTCGGTAGTCGTATGCTCCGTCTTGCTGATGGTGGGTACTTTCTTTTTGTCTGCTGCTCCGGCTTCGGCAGCTTCCCACGACATCGCGATGGGTGGTGCTAAGGGGTTGGTATTTGAACCTGCAAGTTTGACCATTGCGTCTGGCGATACGGTTAACTTCGCTGTTGGTCAGTTGCCGCCGCACAACGTGGTGTTTGAAAGCGTTCCTGGTGGCGATAAGGACTTGGCTGCAAAGCTTTCGCACAAGGGTCTGGAAGGCAATGGCGCTTCTTTCTCCATTGACTTTGCTGGTGCACCCGCTGGTGACTATAGCTTCTTCTGCATGCCTCACCGTGGTGCTGGCATGGTTGGTAAGATTACTGTTCAGTAA
- a CDS encoding ChaN family lipoprotein yields MQDKTNPQAQSNQLRGRLPSTDHRAYFHRISVRFTTLLCLSGLLFSDPHLTPAAIANNLPLQFANHQGQRQSPQQLWQRLRQAQVIYLGETHTNVADHQAQLRLIQALHQRNPRLVIGMEMFQRPYQVAIDRYLAGELNEAELLDRTEYKTRWGFNWELYAPILRYAKAQKIPVVALNTPTEVTRKVGRQGLNRLNFSDRRFIPPPSAVKTAPAAYRQMLVDIFKNAHHGGSSNPDRFERFFQAQVLWDETMAEQITKIIQTNQPETQVAVLVGQGHLIYRYGIPWRVDRRFPKPIKQQVILLSPNTNQPSTDTQGQPIADLLRIPENGASQQPAEPIPAK; encoded by the coding sequence ATGCAAGACAAGACAAACCCACAAGCACAAAGCAATCAACTGCGCGGCCGATTGCCAAGCACCGATCACCGGGCCTATTTCCACCGCATAAGTGTCCGGTTCACCACACTGCTTTGTCTCAGTGGACTGCTCTTCAGCGATCCACATCTCACCCCCGCCGCCATTGCCAACAATCTACCGCTACAATTCGCCAATCATCAAGGCCAACGACAATCGCCACAACAACTATGGCAACGCCTCCGCCAGGCGCAAGTGATCTATCTGGGTGAAACCCATACAAATGTCGCGGATCATCAGGCCCAGCTCCGCCTAATTCAAGCATTACATCAGCGCAATCCCCGTCTGGTCATCGGGATGGAAATGTTTCAGCGCCCCTATCAAGTCGCCATCGATCGCTATTTGGCCGGGGAACTCAATGAGGCCGAATTACTGGATCGCACAGAGTACAAAACACGTTGGGGATTTAACTGGGAACTCTATGCCCCGATTCTGCGATATGCTAAAGCCCAGAAAATTCCCGTCGTCGCTTTAAACACCCCGACGGAAGTCACCCGCAAAGTTGGCCGTCAAGGGTTAAACCGCCTCAACTTCAGCGATCGCCGGTTTATTCCGCCGCCCTCCGCAGTCAAAACCGCGCCCGCCGCCTATCGTCAAATGCTCGTGGATATTTTCAAAAACGCCCACCATGGCGGCTCCTCCAACCCCGATCGATTTGAGCGGTTCTTCCAAGCCCAAGTGCTCTGGGATGAAACCATGGCCGAACAAATCACCAAAATCATTCAAACCAATCAGCCCGAAACCCAAGTTGCCGTTTTAGTCGGCCAGGGGCATTTAATCTATCGCTATGGTATTCCTTGGCGGGTCGATCGACGCTTTCCCAAACCGATCAAACAACAAGTCATCCTGCTCAGCCCCAACACCAATCAGCCATCTACTGATACCCAAGGTCAACCGATCGCGGATTTACTCCGCATCCCGGAAAACGGGGCTTCCCAACAACCAGCCGAGCCAATCCCAGCCAAATAA
- the psbV2 gene encoding photosystem II cytochrome PsbV2, whose protein sequence is MFKASQAQRFLRMLQMIVWLGTRQARAGVLVAIGCLLVWTSLGSVAIAAPDPYITQFMKVFPSKPATMTLDSAGTTKVFAYDDMVEGKALFAQNCLSCHVGGSTLSSPEVSLALPALQGATPPRDTVESMMAYIRHPLAYDGTDDNYSCREVDEDWLSNDQVEKISAFILRAAEYAKGWGTSQF, encoded by the coding sequence ATGTTTAAAGCCAGTCAAGCACAGCGATTTCTACGAATGCTGCAGATGATTGTTTGGTTGGGTACGCGACAAGCACGCGCTGGTGTTTTGGTGGCGATCGGTTGCCTATTGGTGTGGACGAGTTTGGGAAGTGTGGCGATCGCCGCGCCGGACCCGTACATTACGCAGTTTATGAAGGTATTTCCGTCGAAGCCAGCCACGATGACCTTGGATTCAGCGGGTACGACAAAAGTTTTTGCCTACGATGACATGGTGGAAGGAAAGGCGCTATTTGCCCAGAATTGCCTGAGTTGTCATGTGGGAGGGAGCACATTATCTAGTCCTGAAGTGTCGTTAGCATTGCCGGCATTGCAAGGTGCAACCCCGCCGCGCGATACCGTTGAATCAATGATGGCCTATATCCGTCATCCGCTTGCCTACGACGGGACGGATGATAACTACTCCTGTCGTGAAGTGGACGAAGATTGGTTGTCGAATGATCAAGTTGAGAAGATTTCGGCGTTTATCTTGCGTGCTGCAGAATACGCTAAAGGGTGGGGTACATCACAGTTCTAG
- a CDS encoding class I SAM-dependent methyltransferase produces MSSKTPLSDAEAKLLSELNAGLPQDVDWKQGALDYVANILAQENGAAQRRFHLIKPFHSVYPETPINQQLTEFTREFSHCLNLLSILSVSSQTRFLDVACGSGWLAHFLAKLNLTVVGIDISPQMIELAQERLALDQIATVELDAFPHVGLYVHDIEQQPIDPGAQCDVAVLESALHHFVNPIQTLRNIADSLSDDGVIVILEAASDQQGDAYQAEIMERYDTLERPYSREQLVKALNLANLAEYQFFYPLNGFFPPVQSVADGVHYRILNDHVWNTVIVAKQSGGLARNLKVEGLCPVVMNVTNAAKSSRSPVAVESTGEIGLKGELAILRATAQRIVRKSIAKLKR; encoded by the coding sequence ATGTCTTCGAAAACTCCATTATCTGATGCAGAAGCCAAACTGCTGAGCGAACTCAATGCCGGTTTGCCCCAAGATGTGGATTGGAAGCAAGGTGCCCTAGACTATGTCGCGAATATTTTAGCCCAGGAAAATGGCGCAGCACAGCGGCGATTCCATCTCATCAAACCGTTTCACTCAGTCTATCCGGAGACGCCGATTAATCAGCAGCTTACGGAGTTCACGCGGGAGTTTAGTCATTGTCTTAACCTGTTGTCCATCCTATCGGTGTCATCACAAACGCGCTTTTTGGATGTGGCCTGTGGTTCTGGCTGGTTGGCACATTTCCTCGCCAAATTGAATTTAACGGTCGTGGGGATTGATATTTCGCCGCAGATGATTGAGCTAGCGCAAGAGCGACTGGCGTTGGACCAGATTGCGACGGTGGAGTTAGATGCGTTTCCCCATGTTGGACTGTATGTTCATGACATTGAGCAGCAACCGATCGACCCTGGGGCACAATGTGATGTCGCGGTGTTGGAGTCGGCGCTACACCATTTTGTGAATCCAATTCAGACCCTCCGCAACATTGCCGATAGTTTGTCGGATGATGGTGTGATTGTGATTTTGGAAGCGGCTTCTGATCAACAGGGAGATGCGTATCAGGCAGAAATTATGGAGCGCTATGACACTCTGGAGCGTCCTTACAGTCGAGAACAGTTGGTTAAAGCCTTAAATTTGGCGAATCTGGCGGAATATCAGTTTTTCTATCCGCTCAATGGGTTTTTTCCACCGGTTCAGTCTGTGGCTGATGGAGTGCATTACCGTATCCTGAATGATCATGTTTGGAATACAGTGATTGTGGCCAAGCAGTCGGGTGGGTTAGCGCGAAACTTAAAGGTTGAAGGCTTGTGTCCAGTGGTGATGAATGTGACAAACGCGGCCAAGTCAAGTCGCTCCCCCGTGGCAGTTGAATCCACCGGGGAAATTGGGCTAAAGGGGGAGTTGGCGATTTTGCGGGCCACCGCGCAACGGATTGTGCGGAAGTCGATCGCCAAACTCAAGCGTTAA
- a CDS encoding tetratricopeptide repeat protein, with translation MDNAELQNFLGQLSDDDRARLLTLLLQGSNQPLQINQGQAKGFQVRVEGGTAYIGDIHIDADALREVLQGMAQNSQTIVERYFYPEEFYGAVFVGRDRELTDLHNRLQSRDRVAIAAVGMGGIGKTTLARRYVRDYREAYPGGIWWVSAQAVVTEILAYAGRSVGLDDLNPNLAEAAIVQHYLAKWEAQFPARKLLVLDDVGEYKAVKTFLPQQGAFQVLMTTRVRMQRPVNCLNLGVLKKAAAFRLLRELMGDDERLRADVPAAKELCEWLGYLPLGIELVGRYLSETGTIASVLKQLKQKSLVAGPIEEVSDEMDYERNVRAAIELSWVTLDELGQRVASVLGLFALAPVVADWVVDCLPEQDGDAVREVLDRQLVKRSLLNRGADGGYVMHSLVREFVWEKPRDEALEAHFAQVMTSIAKTIPPTVTVADRARVAGAVRHMEEVAAQWTAALDSDDKTWCCTGLARFYQSLSLWAEAERCCQRSLEIRQTALGERHPSTATSLNNLALLYESMGRYEAAEPLYVSSLEISQTALGERHPSTAASLNNLAGLYRSMGRYEAAEPLYVSSLEISQTALGERHPSTATSLNNLALLYESMGRYEAAEPLYVSSLEIRQTELGERHPDTAASLNNLALLYRSMGRYEAAEPL, from the coding sequence ATGGATAATGCTGAGTTACAAAATTTTCTAGGGCAACTGAGCGATGACGATCGTGCACGATTGTTGACGTTGTTGTTGCAAGGATCAAATCAACCATTACAAATTAACCAAGGTCAAGCCAAAGGATTCCAGGTCAGGGTGGAAGGTGGCACGGCTTATATTGGTGACATTCATATTGACGCAGATGCATTGAGAGAAGTGCTGCAAGGCATGGCGCAAAACTCTCAAACTATTGTCGAACGATATTTTTATCCTGAAGAGTTCTATGGTGCGGTTTTTGTCGGTCGCGATCGTGAACTCACTGATCTGCATAATCGGCTGCAAAGTCGCGATCGAGTGGCGATCGCTGCAGTCGGCATGGGTGGCATTGGGAAGACGACTTTGGCGCGGCGGTATGTGCGAGATTACCGGGAGGCTTATCCGGGCGGGATCTGGTGGGTGTCGGCGCAAGCGGTTGTGACGGAGATTTTGGCGTATGCCGGTCGATCAGTAGGTTTGGATGATCTCAATCCGAATTTGGCTGAGGCGGCGATCGTTCAGCATTATTTGGCGAAGTGGGAGGCGCAGTTTCCAGCGCGGAAGCTGCTGGTGCTGGATGATGTGGGTGAATATAAGGCGGTGAAGACGTTTTTGCCGCAGCAGGGCGCGTTTCAGGTTTTGATGACGACGCGGGTGCGGATGCAGCGTCCGGTGAATTGTTTGAATTTGGGGGTGTTGAAGAAGGCTGCGGCTTTTCGATTGTTGCGAGAATTGATGGGGGATGATGAACGGCTGCGTGCCGACGTCCCGGCAGCAAAAGAGCTGTGTGAATGGCTGGGCTATTTGCCATTGGGAATTGAACTGGTTGGTCGGTATTTGTCGGAGACGGGGACGATCGCGTCGGTATTGAAACAGCTAAAGCAGAAATCGTTGGTGGCAGGACCGATCGAGGAAGTCTCCGATGAGATGGACTATGAGCGAAATGTACGGGCGGCAATTGAACTGAGCTGGGTGACTTTGGATGAGCTGGGGCAGAGGGTGGCGTCGGTGTTAGGCTTGTTTGCCTTAGCGCCGGTGGTGGCGGACTGGGTGGTGGATTGTTTGCCGGAGCAAGATGGGGATGCGGTGCGGGAAGTGCTGGATCGGCAGCTGGTGAAGCGGAGCTTGCTGAATCGTGGGGCGGATGGTGGTTATGTGATGCATTCGCTGGTGCGGGAGTTTGTGTGGGAGAAGCCGCGAGATGAGGCTTTGGAGGCACACTTTGCCCAAGTGATGACGTCGATTGCGAAGACGATTCCGCCGACGGTGACGGTGGCAGATCGAGCGCGGGTGGCCGGTGCAGTGCGGCATATGGAAGAAGTGGCAGCGCAATGGACAGCGGCTTTAGACAGTGATGATAAGACCTGGTGTTGTACGGGGTTAGCGCGGTTTTATCAGAGCTTGAGTCTATGGGCTGAGGCGGAACGATGTTGTCAGCGATCGCTCGAAATCCGTCAAACGGCGCTGGGGGAGCGTCATCCATCCACCGCGACGAGTCTGAATAACTTAGCCTTACTGTATGAGTCAATGGGACGTTATGAAGCGGCGGAACCGTTGTATGTGTCGTCGTTGGAAATCAGTCAAACGGCGCTGGGGGAGCGTCATCCATCCACCGCTGCTAGTCTGAATAACTTAGCGGGACTGTATCGTTCAATGGGACGTTATGAAGCGGCGGAACCGCTGTATGTGTCGTCGTTGGAAATCAGTCAAACGGCGCTGGGGGAGCGTCATCCATCCACCGCCACGAGTCTGAATAACTTAGCGTTACTGTATGAGTCAATGGGACGTTATGAAGCGGCGGAACCGCTGTATGTGTCGTCGTTGGAAATCCGTCAAACGGAGCTGGGGGAGCGTCATCCAGACACCGCTGCTAGTCTGAATAACTTAGCCTTACTGTATCGTTCAATGGGACGTTATGAAGCGGCGGAACCGCT
- a CDS encoding glycosyltransferase translates to MVLNSVQLLENPSGALVIPELDAVMVQPCYFSLVIPTFNESRNIGAMLQRLVALLDEAYADRYEIIVVDDDSPDRTWEVALGAAEQLPRVRVIRRQTERGLATAVIRGWQAAGGEVIGVIDGDLQHPPEVLLQLLGEIDAGADFVIASRHVEGGGISEWGFVRRLLSRGAQLLGLVIAPTVVGRVSDPMSGYFMLRRRALAGVELNPKGYKISLEALGRGRIDRIAEVGYVFQERQAGESKVTARQYVDYIHHLLKLRSRGRVSRMRNQIPFPIGRFLRFGFVGLSGVVVDMAVLYLLHSAASPLGLAWGLTRSKIIASEVAILNNFCWNDRWTFKDLAGQQKSVGQWVKRFVKFNLICLLGLTLNVLILNLLFNLFGINAYVANLLAIVIVTFWNFWINLKLNWRVTSSK, encoded by the coding sequence ATGGTGCTTAATTCCGTGCAACTCCTGGAAAATCCGTCTGGGGCTTTGGTGATTCCGGAGCTGGATGCGGTGATGGTTCAACCCTGCTATTTTTCGTTGGTGATTCCGACGTTTAATGAGAGTCGCAATATTGGGGCGATGTTGCAGCGGTTGGTGGCGTTGTTGGATGAGGCCTATGCCGATCGCTATGAAATTATCGTGGTGGATGATGATAGTCCCGATCGCACTTGGGAGGTGGCGTTGGGGGCGGCGGAGCAGTTGCCACGCGTCAGGGTGATCCGGCGGCAGACGGAGCGTGGTTTGGCGACGGCGGTGATTCGCGGTTGGCAGGCGGCGGGGGGTGAGGTGATTGGGGTGATTGATGGGGATTTGCAGCATCCGCCGGAGGTATTGTTGCAGCTTTTGGGAGAGATCGATGCGGGGGCGGATTTTGTGATCGCCAGTCGGCATGTGGAGGGTGGCGGGATTAGTGAGTGGGGGTTTGTGCGGCGGTTGTTGTCGCGGGGGGCACAGCTGTTGGGGTTGGTGATTGCGCCGACGGTGGTGGGTCGGGTGAGTGACCCGATGAGTGGCTATTTTATGTTGCGGCGGCGGGCGCTGGCGGGGGTGGAGCTGAATCCGAAGGGCTATAAGATTTCGCTGGAAGCTTTGGGCCGGGGCCGGATCGATCGGATTGCGGAAGTTGGGTATGTGTTTCAGGAACGGCAGGCGGGGGAGAGTAAGGTGACGGCGCGGCAGTATGTGGATTATATTCACCACTTATTGAAGTTGCGGAGTCGGGGGCGGGTGAGCCGGATGCGGAATCAGATTCCGTTTCCGATCGGCCGGTTTTTGCGGTTTGGGTTTGTGGGGTTGAGTGGGGTGGTGGTGGATATGGCGGTGCTGTATCTGTTGCATTCGGCGGCTTCGCCTTTGGGGTTGGCTTGGGGGCTGACGCGCAGCAAGATTATTGCGTCGGAGGTGGCGATTTTGAATAATTTTTGTTGGAACGATCGGTGGACGTTTAAGGATCTGGCGGGGCAGCAGAAGTCGGTGGGGCAGTGGGTGAAGCGTTTCGTGAAGTTTAATCTGATCTGTTTGTTGGGTTTGACGTTGAATGTGTTGATTTTGAATCTACTGTTCAATCTGTTTGGGATTAATGCTTATGTGGCGAATCTGTTGGCGATCGTGATCGTCACGTTCTGGAATTTCTGGATTAATTTGAAGCTGAATTGGCGGGTGACGAGTTCAAAGTAG
- a CDS encoding glycosyltransferase family 2 protein has protein sequence MKLSVIIPCYNEIKTIEQVIVAVKASPIQPLEIIVVDDASTDGTRDLLSSTIVNQVDQVLYHRQNKGKGAALRTGFQAATGDVVVVQDADLEYDPQEYGLLMEPIIHGQADVVFGSRFQGSRPHRVVYYWHMVGNRILTTLSNMFTNLNLSDMETCYKAFRREVIQSVDIEENRFGFEPEITAKVAKMECRIYEVGISYYGRTYDEGKKIGWKDGFRAIFCIVKYNLFRSRKQYRNRHLKYLASDTSATQPPSNLVGSNGSTY, from the coding sequence ATGAAACTCTCCGTCATTATTCCTTGCTATAACGAAATTAAAACCATTGAGCAGGTAATCGTGGCGGTTAAAGCATCCCCCATCCAGCCCTTAGAAATCATCGTGGTCGACGACGCATCGACGGATGGCACCCGCGATCTCCTCAGCAGCACCATCGTCAACCAGGTCGATCAAGTCCTATATCATCGGCAGAATAAGGGCAAAGGCGCAGCACTACGCACTGGATTTCAAGCCGCCACGGGTGACGTGGTCGTTGTGCAAGATGCCGACCTAGAATATGACCCCCAGGAATATGGCTTACTGATGGAACCAATTATCCACGGACAAGCCGACGTCGTTTTTGGTTCACGCTTCCAAGGTAGTCGCCCCCACCGCGTGGTGTATTACTGGCACATGGTAGGGAATCGAATTTTGACCACACTTTCGAATATGTTCACCAACCTCAATTTGAGCGATATGGAAACCTGCTATAAGGCTTTCCGCCGTGAGGTGATTCAGTCCGTCGATATCGAAGAAAATCGCTTTGGATTTGAACCGGAAATTACCGCCAAGGTCGCCAAAATGGAATGCCGAATCTACGAAGTCGGCATTTCTTACTACGGCAGAACCTATGACGAGGGTAAGAAAATTGGCTGGAAAGACGGCTTCCGAGCAATCTTCTGCATTGTGAAATATAATTTGTTTCGTTCTCGCAAACAGTATCGCAACCGTCACTTAAAGTACCTAGCAAGCGATACATCCGCGACACAACCCCCCAGCAACTTAGTCGGCAGCAATGGCTCCACATATTAA
- the gatC gene encoding Asp-tRNA(Asn)/Glu-tRNA(Gln) amidotransferase subunit GatC, with protein sequence MLDRDAVHKVAHLARLKLTEAEETQFATQLSGILDYVEQLNELDVSDVEPTTRAIDVANVVREDKLQPWQEREDLLDCAPDRDGEFFRVPKISTNS encoded by the coding sequence ATGCTCGATCGTGATGCCGTCCATAAAGTTGCCCACCTCGCCCGGCTCAAATTAACCGAGGCGGAGGAAACGCAATTCGCCACACAGCTAAGCGGCATCTTAGATTACGTTGAGCAACTCAATGAATTGGATGTCAGCGATGTCGAGCCCACAACTCGGGCGATCGACGTCGCCAACGTTGTGCGTGAAGACAAACTCCAACCGTGGCAAGAACGCGAAGATTTATTAGATTGTGCACCCGATCGCGACGGCGAGTTTTTCCGCGTCCCCAAAATTTCGACGAATAGCTAA
- a CDS encoding homoserine dehydrogenase codes for MGFKVGLLGLGTVGAGTVQILQNPAQRHPLLKELEIHRVGVRSLDKPRPVELPASCLTTDLESIVTDPEIAIVVEVLGGLEPARTLILSAIAHGKHIVTANKAVISRFGEEIFQAAAAAGVYVLLEAAVGGGIPVIEPLKQSLCSNRIQSVMGIINGTTNYILTRMQQEGAEFDAVLDDAQQLGYAEADPTADVDGLDAADKIAILASLAYGGKIDRDAIHCEGIRQITATEISYADKLGYSIKLLGIADRLETPDSAEDTLQIRVHPTLLPKAHPLASVNDVFNAILIEGDPVGQVMFFGRGAGAGPTASAVVSDILNIAALLKVGRDGMKQSDGKPLLDPLLACEHQDYCAIAPIETLNMRFYVRFLTQDNPGIIGRIGTSFGDQNVSLESVVQAGMRDGHAEIVVVTHEVPEGSFRQALAQIEAIPGIAQVASVLRVL; via the coding sequence GTGGGATTCAAGGTTGGGTTACTTGGATTGGGAACAGTGGGTGCTGGGACAGTACAGATTCTGCAAAATCCGGCGCAGCGTCATCCATTGCTCAAGGAGTTAGAGATTCACCGTGTGGGGGTGCGATCACTTGATAAACCCCGTCCGGTTGAGTTGCCCGCTAGTTGTTTGACAACGGATCTCGAATCGATCGTCACCGACCCAGAGATTGCGATCGTGGTTGAAGTTCTGGGGGGATTGGAACCCGCGAGAACGTTGATTTTGAGCGCGATCGCCCATGGTAAGCATATTGTCACGGCCAACAAAGCGGTAATTTCGCGATTTGGCGAAGAGATTTTTCAGGCGGCGGCGGCAGCCGGTGTCTATGTTTTGCTTGAGGCCGCAGTCGGTGGTGGGATTCCGGTGATTGAGCCGTTGAAGCAGTCCCTATGTAGCAACCGCATTCAAAGCGTCATGGGCATTATCAATGGGACGACCAACTATATCCTGACGCGGATGCAGCAAGAGGGAGCTGAATTTGATGCCGTTCTCGATGATGCGCAGCAGTTGGGCTATGCGGAAGCTGACCCGACCGCTGACGTTGATGGTTTAGATGCGGCGGATAAGATTGCGATTTTGGCGTCCTTGGCCTACGGCGGTAAGATCGACCGAGACGCGATTCACTGTGAAGGGATTCGACAAATTACGGCGACGGAGATTAGCTATGCCGATAAATTGGGCTACTCAATCAAACTTTTGGGCATCGCCGATCGCTTAGAAACCCCTGATTCGGCGGAAGATACGCTACAAATTCGCGTGCATCCGACCCTTTTGCCGAAGGCCCATCCGCTGGCGAGTGTGAACGATGTGTTCAATGCCATCTTGATTGAAGGTGATCCAGTCGGCCAAGTCATGTTCTTTGGTCGTGGTGCGGGTGCGGGTCCGACGGCCAGTGCGGTTGTGTCCGATATTCTGAATATTGCCGCATTACTGAAGGTGGGCCGTGATGGGATGAAGCAGTCGGATGGCAAGCCGTTACTCGACCCGTTGTTGGCTTGTGAACACCAGGATTACTGCGCGATCGCGCCAATTGAAACCTTGAACATGCGATTTTATGTGCGGTTTCTAACGCAAGATAATCCGGGGATTATTGGGCGGATTGGTACCAGTTTTGGCGACCAAAATGTCAGCTTAGAATCGGTTGTACAAGCTGGGATGCGCGATGGTCATGCCGAAATCGTGGTAGTTACCCATGAAGTGCCAGAGGGTAGTTTTCGCCAAGCGTTAGCGCAGATTGAGGCAATCCCTGGAATTGCTCAAGTGGCCAGTGTGCTGCGGGTACTTTAG
- the psbV gene encoding photosystem II cytochrome c-550 produces MLKKIVWLAVATLFFAFQVLTPSANAVDLDAESRTVPLNANGDTLTISVPELAQGKKMFQYACAQCHAGGVTKTNPNVGLEPETLALATPPRDNVEELVSFMRAPMSFDGFNDISEEHPALSSKDLFPEMRNLTDDDLQAIAGYILIQPRVVGVKWGGGKIYY; encoded by the coding sequence ATGCTTAAGAAAATTGTTTGGCTGGCGGTTGCGACCCTGTTCTTTGCGTTTCAGGTATTAACCCCCAGCGCGAATGCGGTTGATTTAGACGCCGAATCGCGGACTGTCCCCTTGAATGCCAATGGCGATACGCTGACCATTAGCGTGCCGGAACTGGCTCAGGGTAAAAAGATGTTCCAGTATGCCTGTGCCCAGTGTCATGCGGGTGGTGTGACTAAAACTAACCCGAACGTCGGTCTTGAGCCAGAAACGCTGGCATTAGCGACCCCCCCTCGCGACAACGTTGAGGAGTTGGTTTCCTTTATGCGAGCGCCGATGAGCTTTGACGGCTTCAATGACATCTCGGAAGAGCATCCGGCTTTAAGTAGTAAGGATCTGTTCCCAGAAATGCGGAACTTGACTGATGATGATTTGCAGGCGATTGCCGGTTACATTTTGATTCAGCCACGTGTGGTTGGAGTTAAGTGGGGCGGCGGCAAGATCTATTACTAA